From Microlunatus capsulatus, a single genomic window includes:
- the folP gene encoding dihydropteroate synthase: MGVLNVTPDSFSDGGRWFDTDAAVAHGLALAAEGADLVDVGGESTRPGAERPDLAEELRRVVPVVEALTAAGVVVSTDTMRAEVAAAAVGAGARLVNDVSGGLADPEMLPCVAGLDVAYVCMHWRGHAGVMQERAGYADVVDDVVAELAARLDAARAAGIGDDRLVVDAGYGFAKTGEHNWALLQRPEALAGLGVPQLVGVSRKAFLGALLPDGAGRPRPAAGRDDATTALTTVLALQGAWGVRVHAVRASRDAVAVVERLGRRSSG, from the coding sequence ATGGGCGTCCTCAACGTCACCCCCGACTCGTTCTCGGACGGCGGCCGCTGGTTCGACACCGACGCCGCCGTCGCCCACGGGCTGGCCCTGGCCGCCGAGGGCGCCGACCTCGTCGACGTCGGCGGCGAGTCCACCCGTCCCGGCGCCGAGCGGCCCGACCTGGCCGAGGAGCTGCGCCGGGTGGTGCCCGTCGTCGAGGCGCTCACCGCCGCCGGCGTCGTCGTCAGCACCGACACGATGCGCGCCGAGGTGGCCGCGGCCGCCGTCGGGGCGGGGGCCCGGCTGGTCAACGACGTCTCGGGCGGGCTGGCCGACCCGGAGATGCTGCCCTGCGTCGCCGGCCTGGACGTCGCCTACGTCTGCATGCACTGGCGCGGCCACGCGGGCGTGATGCAGGAGCGCGCCGGCTACGCCGACGTGGTGGACGACGTGGTCGCCGAGCTCGCCGCCCGCCTCGACGCCGCCCGGGCCGCGGGGATCGGCGATGACCGGCTGGTCGTGGACGCCGGGTACGGGTTCGCCAAGACCGGGGAGCACAACTGGGCGCTGCTGCAGCGGCCCGAGGCCCTCGCCGGCCTCGGCGTGCCGCAGCTGGTCGGGGTCTCGCGCAAGGCGTTCCTCGGGGCGCTGCTGCCCGACGGCGCGGGCCGGCCCCGCCCGGCGGCCGGCCGCGACGACGCCACGACGGCCCTCACCACCGTGCTGGCGCTGCAGGGCGCGTGGGGGGTCCGGGTGCACGCGGTGCGCGCCAGCCGCGACGCCGTCGCCGTCGTCGAGCGGCTGGGCCGTCGTTCGTCCGGATGA
- the tilS gene encoding tRNA lysidine(34) synthetase TilS produces the protein MARRALGPALLAVVQAVDAALTPADARLLVACSGGADSLALAAAARHVAARRGLPCAAAVVDHGLQAGSDAVAARTAAVLAGLGLADVVVLRVAVPAAGGPEAAARDARYAALRAAAAGDPPATVLLGHTRDDQAETVLLGLARGSGTRSLAGMAVRGAGLLRPLLEVPRATTEQVCVELGLQPWSDPHNVDPRFARVRVRHRVLPVLEDALGPGVAQALARTARLARDDADLLDALAAEADPGLGAPTCDALAALPAALRGRVLRRWLAREGAGDVGADHVRAVEALVLAWRGQRGVDLPGGTVARSGGRLLWQAVGRG, from the coding sequence ATGGCCCGACGCGCCTTGGGCCCGGCCCTGCTCGCCGTGGTGCAGGCCGTCGACGCCGCCCTCACCCCGGCCGACGCCCGGCTGCTCGTGGCCTGCTCGGGCGGGGCCGACTCGCTGGCCCTGGCCGCCGCGGCGCGGCACGTCGCGGCCCGCCGCGGCCTGCCCTGTGCCGCCGCCGTCGTCGACCACGGCCTGCAGGCCGGATCCGACGCCGTCGCCGCCCGCACCGCGGCCGTCCTCGCGGGGCTCGGCCTGGCCGACGTCGTCGTGCTCAGGGTGGCCGTGCCGGCGGCGGGCGGACCCGAGGCCGCCGCCCGGGACGCCCGCTACGCCGCCCTGCGCGCCGCCGCGGCCGGCGACCCGCCGGCGACGGTGCTGCTCGGCCACACCCGCGACGACCAGGCCGAGACGGTGCTGCTGGGCCTGGCCCGCGGGTCGGGGACGCGCTCGCTGGCGGGGATGGCGGTGCGCGGCGCCGGCCTGCTGCGCCCGCTGCTGGAGGTGCCCCGGGCGACGACGGAGCAGGTCTGCGTCGAGCTCGGCCTGCAGCCCTGGTCCGACCCGCACAACGTCGACCCGCGGTTCGCCCGCGTCCGGGTCCGCCACCGGGTGCTGCCGGTGCTGGAGGACGCGCTCGGCCCCGGGGTGGCGCAGGCCCTGGCCCGGACGGCCCGGCTGGCCCGCGACGACGCCGACCTCCTCGACGCGCTGGCGGCCGAGGCCGATCCCGGACTCGGTGCCCCGACGTGCGACGCGCTGGCCGCCCTGCCCGCCGCGCTGCGCGGCCGCGTGCTCCGCCGCTGGCTGGCCCGGGAGGGCGCCGGCGACGTCGGCGCCGACCACGTGCGGGCCGTCGAGGCCCTGGTGCTGGCCTGGCGCGGGCAGCGCGGGGTGGACCTCCCGGGCGGGACGGTGGCGCGCAGCGGGGGGCGGCTGCTGTGGCAGGCTGTCGGCCGTGGATGA
- a CDS encoding zinc-dependent metalloprotease yields the protein MDTSMVDWTVALSTARRLVKPGPEISLGGAEQAVAQLRSSAVRAEAYVVDVTGLPVPSATAPVLVVDRPGWIQANVDGFRQVLAPLEERSAEKLGASPGVAAVGSRVTGAELGALLSYLAPKVLGQFDPFFPGAPGEPGGRLLLVAPNIVAVERELGVDPADFRLWVCLHEETHRVQFTAVPWLRDHLNAQIGEIVGSTELDAGAVLQMLADGAKRVASALRTGEELSVVDLVQTRAQRETVDRITAVMSLLEGHADVVMDSVGPSVVPSVAAIRRRFSVRREGQGFDKVVRRLLGLDAKMRQYRDGARFCRTVIDAVGMAGFNQVWTSPETLPTRDEIADPTRWLARVPSAG from the coding sequence ATGGACACCTCGATGGTCGACTGGACGGTCGCGCTCAGCACGGCCCGCCGGCTGGTCAAGCCGGGACCGGAGATCTCGCTCGGCGGCGCCGAGCAGGCCGTCGCCCAGCTCCGGAGCAGCGCCGTCCGCGCCGAGGCCTACGTGGTGGACGTGACCGGCCTGCCCGTGCCCAGCGCGACGGCCCCGGTGCTGGTGGTCGACCGGCCGGGCTGGATCCAGGCCAACGTCGACGGGTTCCGCCAGGTCCTCGCGCCGCTCGAGGAGCGCTCGGCGGAGAAGCTGGGCGCCAGCCCGGGGGTCGCGGCGGTGGGCAGCCGGGTGACGGGTGCCGAGCTGGGCGCCCTGCTCAGCTACCTCGCCCCCAAGGTGCTCGGCCAGTTCGACCCCTTCTTCCCCGGTGCCCCCGGCGAGCCGGGCGGTCGGCTGCTGCTGGTGGCGCCGAACATCGTGGCCGTCGAGCGCGAGCTGGGCGTCGACCCCGCGGACTTCCGGCTCTGGGTCTGCCTGCACGAGGAGACCCACCGGGTGCAGTTCACCGCGGTGCCCTGGCTGCGGGACCACCTGAACGCCCAGATCGGGGAGATCGTCGGCTCCACCGAGCTGGACGCCGGCGCGGTGCTGCAGATGCTCGCCGACGGCGCGAAGCGGGTGGCCTCGGCCCTGCGCACCGGGGAGGAGCTCTCGGTCGTCGACCTCGTGCAGACCCGGGCCCAGCGCGAGACCGTCGACCGGATCACCGCCGTCATGTCGCTGCTGGAGGGCCACGCCGACGTGGTGATGGACAGCGTGGGTCCGTCGGTGGTGCCCAGCGTCGCCGCGATCCGGCGGCGGTTCTCCGTCCGCCGCGAGGGGCAGGGCTTCGACAAGGTGGTCCGCCGGCTGCTCGGCCTCGACGCCAAGATGCGCCAGTACCGCGACGGCGCCCGCTTCTGCCGCACCGTCATCGACGCCGTCGGGATGGCCGGTTTCAACCAGGTCTGGACCTCCCCGGAGACGCTGCCCACCCGCGACGAGATCGCCGACCCGACGCGCTGGCTGGCGCGGGTGCCCAGCGCCGGCTGA
- the folE gene encoding GTP cyclohydrolase I FolE — MAPFDHDRVSAAVREILIGIGEDPDRDGLRDTPARVARAYAEMFAGLHQDPDEVLAKRFDLGFDELVLVKDIEVWSCCEHHLVPFTGVAHIGYIPSKDGTITGLSKLARLVDLYAKRPQVQERLTTQVADALERILQPRGVIVVFECEHLCMTMRGVRKPGSRTVTSSVRGMLRNPATRAEAMGLIRS; from the coding sequence ATCGCCCCGTTCGACCACGACCGGGTCTCGGCCGCGGTCCGCGAGATCCTCATCGGCATCGGCGAGGACCCCGACCGCGACGGCCTGCGCGACACCCCGGCCCGGGTGGCCCGGGCCTACGCGGAGATGTTCGCGGGCCTCCACCAGGATCCCGACGAGGTGCTGGCCAAGCGCTTCGACCTCGGCTTCGACGAGCTGGTGCTCGTCAAGGACATCGAGGTGTGGAGCTGCTGCGAGCACCACCTGGTGCCCTTCACCGGCGTCGCCCACATCGGCTACATCCCCAGCAAGGACGGCACCATCACGGGGCTGTCCAAGCTGGCGCGCCTCGTCGACCTCTACGCCAAGCGCCCGCAGGTGCAGGAGCGGCTGACCACTCAGGTGGCCGACGCCCTCGAGCGGATCCTGCAGCCGCGCGGCGTCATCGTCGTCTTCGAGTGCGAGCACCTGTGCATGACCATGCGCGGCGTCCGCAAGCCCGGCTCCAGGACCGTCACCAGCTCGGTCCGCGGCATGCTGCGCAACCCGGCCACCCGCGCCGAGGCGATGGGCCTGATCCGGAGCTGA
- a CDS encoding DUF3180 domain-containing protein translates to MAEQPGGSVALTPRRALVVAALFGGLTGWIVVVTAGAFDALPPQVPWSAPIGLLVFAALVGALARSTHQRIQVRRERVEPQRAVAFLVLGKASALAGALVAGGYLGFALNFLGDLDAVTPRERVVRSAVAVVAGLALMVGGLALERACKVPGSDDDEDEPDRDRR, encoded by the coding sequence TTGGCCGAGCAGCCGGGCGGGTCCGTCGCCCTCACGCCCCGTCGCGCCCTCGTGGTCGCCGCCCTCTTCGGCGGGCTGACGGGGTGGATCGTCGTCGTCACCGCGGGGGCGTTCGACGCCCTCCCGCCCCAGGTCCCGTGGTCCGCGCCGATCGGGCTGCTCGTCTTCGCCGCCCTCGTCGGCGCGCTGGCCCGCAGCACCCACCAGCGGATCCAGGTGCGCCGCGAGCGGGTGGAACCGCAGCGGGCCGTCGCCTTCCTGGTGCTGGGCAAGGCGTCGGCGCTGGCCGGTGCCCTGGTGGCGGGCGGCTACCTGGGGTTCGCCCTCAACTTCCTGGGCGACCTGGACGCCGTGACCCCGCGCGAGCGGGTCGTGCGCTCCGCCGTCGCCGTGGTGGCCGGGCTGGCCCTGATGGTCGGTGGGCTGGCGCTGGAGCGGGCCTGCAAGGTGCCGGGCTCCGACGACGACGAGGACGAGCCGGACCGCGACCGCCGCTGA
- the dacB gene encoding D-alanyl-D-alanine carboxypeptidase/D-alanyl-D-alanine endopeptidase, with translation MGLRRTVVAAVAVLALAGVVTGLVSGAFATAASRGLHASGLWVDGGAPTVAPGTFDQPPATPTPSSSPSRAGLPRPVLPAATASRVPSADAVAARVDAVDAQEMGGRFSAEVADLRTGEVLYRHRAGSPAIPASTTKLLTSAAALSLLGPEHVFTTDVVRAGAGRIVLVGGGDPYLAGRTPADGAPAAASLPALAAATATALRKAGTTEVTLGYDDSLFSGPAWNPRWPAGYADQVTPVSALWVDEGRTAGVSPGPRVEDPAGEAARAFAKALEKRGVEVTRTREAEAPASAPRLARVTSPPLEQVVQRLLLASDNDAAEVLLRQVALAADAEGSTAAGTRAVRRTLDRLGVWPDDARLADGSGLARETRVPADALVDLLRLAADPDHPELRAVLTGLPVAGVEGSLRHRYTDEASRAGRGLVRGKTGTLTGVHALAGYLRTQDGTQLAYAFLVNDATDDYAAKLWLDRVSAALSRCGC, from the coding sequence ATGGGTCTCAGGCGCACCGTCGTGGCGGCGGTCGCCGTGCTGGCGCTCGCCGGCGTGGTGACGGGCCTGGTCAGCGGGGCCTTCGCGACCGCCGCCAGCCGCGGTCTGCACGCCAGCGGGCTGTGGGTCGACGGCGGCGCGCCGACGGTCGCCCCGGGCACGTTCGACCAGCCGCCGGCCACGCCGACGCCGTCCTCCAGCCCCTCCCGCGCCGGCCTGCCGCGCCCGGTGCTGCCGGCCGCCACCGCCTCCCGGGTGCCCTCGGCCGACGCCGTGGCCGCGCGCGTCGACGCCGTCGACGCCCAGGAGATGGGTGGCCGGTTCTCCGCCGAGGTCGCCGACCTGCGCACCGGCGAGGTCCTCTACCGCCACCGCGCCGGCTCCCCGGCCATCCCGGCCTCGACGACGAAGCTGCTGACGTCGGCGGCCGCGCTCTCGCTGCTCGGGCCCGAGCACGTCTTCACCACCGACGTCGTCCGCGCCGGGGCGGGCCGGATCGTCCTCGTCGGCGGCGGCGACCCCTACCTCGCGGGGCGGACGCCCGCCGACGGGGCCCCGGCGGCGGCGTCGCTGCCGGCGCTGGCGGCCGCCACGGCCACGGCCCTGCGGAAGGCCGGCACCACCGAGGTCACCCTCGGCTACGACGACTCGCTGTTCTCGGGCCCGGCCTGGAACCCCCGCTGGCCGGCGGGCTACGCCGACCAGGTCACCCCCGTCTCGGCTCTCTGGGTGGACGAGGGCCGGACCGCCGGGGTCTCCCCGGGCCCGCGCGTCGAGGACCCCGCGGGCGAGGCGGCCCGGGCGTTCGCGAAGGCCCTGGAGAAGAGGGGCGTCGAGGTCACCCGCACCCGGGAGGCGGAGGCGCCCGCCTCGGCCCCGCGGCTGGCCCGGGTGACGTCGCCCCCGCTGGAGCAGGTCGTGCAGCGGCTGCTGCTGGCCAGCGACAACGACGCGGCCGAGGTCCTGCTGCGCCAGGTCGCCCTGGCGGCCGACGCCGAGGGCAGCACCGCCGCGGGGACGCGGGCCGTCCGCCGGACGCTGGACCGGCTGGGCGTGTGGCCCGACGACGCCCGGCTGGCCGACGGCAGCGGACTGGCCCGGGAGACCCGGGTGCCGGCCGACGCGCTGGTCGACCTGCTGCGGCTGGCCGCCGACCCCGACCACCCCGAGCTGCGGGCCGTGCTGACCGGGCTGCCGGTGGCCGGCGTCGAGGGCAGCCTGCGGCACCGCTACACCGACGAGGCGAGCCGGGCCGGCCGCGGCCTGGTGCGCGGCAAGACGGGCACGCTGACCGGCGTGCACGCCCTCGCCGGCTACCTGCGGACGCAGGACGGCACGCAGCTGGCCTACGCCTTCCTGGTCAACGACGCGACCGACGACTACGCCGCCAAGCTCTGGCTGGACCGGGTGAGCGCCGCGCTGAGCCGCTGCGGCTGCTGA
- a CDS encoding NADH-quinone oxidoreductase subunit D, producing the protein MHAPLRVLVGSLAAGVLPDAAAPAPDGTLVLDLGADHPSSTGLVALDLWTDDGRVTSARVVVGALHRGAEKLFEVRDYRQIGMLADRHDWQAPFFGELGVALVCEQLLGLEVPARASWLRVLLAEHTRVLSHLGLLSAVAARLPGAPALPRLREALREQTRALTGNRVHPMVARIGGLAVDADPAWLAAEVALTGRVRAAAQQVADLLAGSPAVGAGVAPVDAATVTAFGLGGVLARAAGVDLDLRRTPSPLPWAELAAGLRPVPSTAGDARARWAALLAEVVDACGLVAACAARLADVGGPVEVRLGKIVKLPEGEAYLALEAPLGVAGFFVVSRGEKTPWRFALRTPSFSNAAALEQVLVGVPVADLEVALASVGYVVGDIDR; encoded by the coding sequence GTGCACGCGCCGCTCCGGGTCCTCGTCGGCTCGCTGGCCGCCGGCGTGCTGCCCGACGCGGCCGCCCCGGCGCCCGACGGCACCCTGGTCCTCGACCTCGGCGCCGACCACCCGAGCAGCACCGGCCTGGTCGCGCTGGACCTGTGGACCGACGACGGCCGGGTCACCAGCGCCCGGGTGGTCGTCGGCGCCCTGCACCGCGGCGCGGAGAAGCTGTTCGAGGTCCGCGACTACCGCCAGATCGGCATGCTCGCCGACCGGCACGACTGGCAGGCCCCCTTCTTCGGCGAGCTCGGCGTCGCCCTGGTCTGCGAGCAGCTGCTGGGCCTGGAGGTGCCGGCCCGGGCCTCCTGGCTGCGCGTCCTGCTGGCCGAGCACACCCGGGTGCTCAGCCACCTCGGGCTGCTGTCCGCCGTCGCCGCCCGGCTGCCCGGCGCCCCCGCGCTGCCGCGGCTGCGCGAGGCGCTGCGGGAGCAGACGCGGGCACTCACCGGCAACCGCGTGCACCCGATGGTCGCCCGGATCGGCGGCCTCGCCGTCGACGCCGACCCGGCCTGGCTGGCCGCCGAGGTCGCGCTGACCGGACGCGTCCGCGCGGCGGCCCAGCAGGTGGCGGACCTGCTCGCCGGATCCCCCGCCGTCGGGGCCGGCGTCGCGCCCGTGGACGCCGCGACGGTCACCGCCTTCGGCCTCGGCGGGGTGCTGGCCCGGGCCGCCGGCGTCGACCTCGACCTGCGGCGCACCCCGTCACCGCTCCCCTGGGCCGAGCTGGCCGCGGGGCTGCGACCCGTGCCGTCCACCGCCGGCGACGCCCGGGCCCGCTGGGCCGCGCTGCTGGCCGAGGTGGTCGACGCCTGCGGGCTCGTCGCGGCCTGTGCCGCCCGGCTCGCCGACGTCGGCGGGCCCGTCGAGGTGCGGCTGGGCAAGATCGTCAAGCTGCCCGAGGGCGAGGCCTACCTCGCGCTCGAGGCGCCGCTGGGCGTGGCGGGGTTCTTCGTCGTCTCGCGCGGGGAGAAGACGCCCTGGCGCTTCGCCCTGCGGACGCCGTCGTTCAGCAACGCCGCCGCCCTGGAGCAGGTCCTGGTCGGCGTGCCGGTGGCCGACCTCGAGGTCGCGCTCGCCTCCGTCGGGTACGTCGTGGGCGACATCGACCGCTGA
- the folK gene encoding 2-amino-4-hydroxy-6-hydroxymethyldihydropteridine diphosphokinase, whose protein sequence is MTSPNPYAIDTDTLSGMKPLRKVVYSIGSNLGDRLSNLQGAVDALRDTPDVIVVDVSSVYETAAVGGPEDSPAFLNIVLVAETTLEPRTLLERAQAVEDAYGRDRSTGRWSPRTLDVDLILVGTTEVDQPDLTLPHPLAGDRGFVLVPWAEVDPKGTLPGRQGTVAELADAVDTAGVTRRDDLSVESD, encoded by the coding sequence ATGACCTCCCCCAACCCGTACGCGATCGACACCGACACCCTCAGCGGCATGAAGCCGCTGCGCAAGGTCGTCTACTCCATCGGCTCGAACCTGGGCGACCGGCTCAGCAACCTCCAAGGCGCCGTCGACGCGCTGCGCGACACCCCGGACGTCATCGTCGTCGACGTCTCCTCGGTCTACGAGACGGCGGCCGTCGGCGGTCCCGAGGACAGCCCGGCCTTCCTCAACATCGTGCTGGTCGCCGAGACGACGCTGGAGCCGCGCACCCTGCTGGAGCGCGCCCAGGCCGTCGAGGACGCCTACGGCCGCGACCGCAGCACCGGCCGCTGGAGCCCGCGCACCCTGGACGTCGACCTGATCCTCGTCGGCACCACCGAGGTGGACCAGCCCGACCTGACCCTGCCGCACCCGCTGGCCGGCGACCGCGGCTTCGTCCTCGTGCCGTGGGCCGAGGTCGACCCCAAGGGCACGCTGCCCGGGCGCCAGGGGACCGTCGCCGAGCTGGCCGACGCCGTCGACACCGCGGGCGTCACCCGGCGCGACGACCTGAGCGTCGAGAGCGACTGA
- the folB gene encoding dihydroneopterin aldolase, translating to MVDDTRARTAGPARDRVALRGLAGFGHHGVFDFEREQGQRFVADVVCTLDLAPAAETDDLELTVDYGVLAADVVADIEGEPLDLIEALADRIARTCLRRPAVESVEVTVHKPDAPMPVPATDVAVTLTRSKA from the coding sequence ATGGTCGACGACACGCGTGCGCGCACGGCTGGGCCCGCCCGTGACCGGGTCGCCCTCCGCGGGCTGGCCGGCTTCGGGCACCACGGCGTCTTCGACTTCGAGCGCGAGCAGGGGCAGCGGTTCGTCGCCGACGTCGTCTGCACGCTCGACCTGGCCCCCGCCGCCGAGACCGACGACCTGGAGCTGACCGTCGACTACGGCGTCCTCGCCGCCGACGTGGTGGCCGACATCGAGGGCGAGCCGCTGGACCTCATCGAGGCCCTCGCCGACCGGATCGCCCGCACCTGCCTCCGCCGTCCCGCGGTGGAGAGCGTCGAGGTCACCGTGCACAAGCCGGACGCCCCGATGCCCGTGCCCGCCACCGACGTCGCCGTCACCCTGACAAGGAGCAAGGCATGA
- the ftsH gene encoding ATP-dependent zinc metalloprotease FtsH → MNFKRIFRGPLIWILLAVLAIGILIDFSGRLNGGFQTVPTSQVVSIINGSDPIDKVELIDGEQEIRLTVNGTEKYKAIWVGQQSEQLIDRLNQRVNERTLNSWDGDNPTPGFFSSLLGTLIPFIIIGVLFFFLLNSVQGGGSRVMQFGKSKAKVANKDTPKTTFGDVAGCEEAIEELEEIKEFLAEPAKFQAVGAKIPKGVLLYGPPGTGKTLLARAVAGEAGVPFFSISGSDFVEMFVGVGASRVRDLFEQAKENAPAIVFIDEIDAVGRHRGAGMGGGHDEREQTLNQLLVEMDGFDVRGGVILIAATNRPDVLDPALLRPGRFDRQIAVEAPDMKGRLEILKVHSEGKPVAPEVDLGAVARRTPGFTGADLANVLNEAALLTARQNARVITNEYMDEAIDRVIAGPQKRSRLMNEKEKLVTAYHEGGHALVAAALPGTDPVQKVTILPRGRALGYTMVLPENDKYSNTRAELLDQLAYMMGGRAAEELVFHDPTTGASNDIEKATNVARAMVTQYGMTDRLGAVKLGSGDSEPFLGRDMGHGREYSEDVAAIVDEEVSKLIGNAHQEAFDILTANRDVLDDLVRALFERETLDRAEVAEVFQSLRLWPKRPAWTGSDSRVPSSVPPVMPPPSVNGHGSNGQLPGPGGPGAELPPGGAPLPPGHQGVPPQLPGQPEGAGTHPPQGPGVSGDGQPPRGPDFR, encoded by the coding sequence ATGAACTTCAAGCGCATCTTCCGCGGGCCCCTGATCTGGATCCTGCTCGCCGTGCTGGCCATCGGGATCCTCATCGACTTCAGCGGGCGGCTCAACGGCGGGTTCCAGACCGTGCCGACGTCGCAGGTCGTCTCGATCATCAACGGCAGCGACCCGATCGACAAGGTCGAGCTGATCGACGGGGAGCAGGAGATCCGCCTCACCGTCAACGGCACCGAGAAGTACAAGGCGATCTGGGTCGGCCAGCAGAGCGAGCAGCTGATCGACCGGCTGAACCAGCGGGTCAACGAGCGGACGCTGAACAGCTGGGACGGCGACAACCCGACGCCCGGGTTCTTCTCCTCGCTGCTGGGCACCCTGATCCCGTTCATCATCATCGGCGTCCTCTTCTTCTTCCTGCTGAACTCCGTGCAGGGGGGCGGCAGCCGGGTCATGCAGTTCGGCAAGTCCAAGGCCAAGGTGGCCAACAAGGACACCCCGAAGACCACGTTCGGCGACGTCGCCGGCTGCGAGGAGGCGATCGAGGAGCTCGAGGAGATCAAGGAGTTCCTCGCCGAGCCCGCGAAGTTCCAGGCCGTCGGGGCCAAGATCCCCAAGGGCGTGCTGCTCTACGGTCCGCCCGGCACCGGCAAGACGCTGCTCGCGCGCGCGGTCGCCGGCGAGGCGGGCGTCCCCTTCTTCTCCATCTCCGGCTCCGACTTCGTCGAGATGTTCGTCGGCGTCGGCGCCAGCCGGGTCCGCGACCTGTTCGAGCAGGCCAAGGAGAACGCGCCGGCCATCGTCTTCATCGACGAGATCGACGCCGTCGGCCGGCACCGCGGTGCGGGCATGGGCGGCGGGCACGACGAGCGCGAGCAGACGCTGAACCAGCTGCTGGTCGAGATGGACGGCTTCGACGTCCGCGGCGGCGTCATCCTCATCGCCGCCACCAACCGGCCCGACGTGCTCGACCCGGCGCTGCTGCGCCCGGGCCGCTTCGACCGCCAGATCGCCGTCGAGGCGCCTGACATGAAGGGCCGCCTGGAGATCCTCAAGGTGCACTCCGAGGGCAAGCCCGTCGCCCCGGAGGTCGACCTCGGGGCCGTGGCCCGGCGGACCCCGGGCTTCACCGGCGCCGACCTGGCCAACGTGCTCAACGAGGCCGCGCTGCTGACCGCCCGCCAGAACGCCCGGGTGATCACCAACGAGTACATGGACGAGGCGATCGACCGCGTCATCGCGGGCCCGCAGAAGCGCAGCCGGCTGATGAACGAGAAGGAGAAGCTGGTCACGGCCTACCACGAGGGCGGCCACGCCCTGGTCGCCGCGGCGCTGCCCGGCACCGACCCCGTGCAGAAGGTGACGATCCTGCCGCGCGGGCGGGCGCTCGGCTACACGATGGTGCTGCCGGAGAACGACAAGTACTCCAACACCCGCGCCGAGCTGCTGGACCAGCTCGCCTACATGATGGGTGGCCGCGCCGCCGAGGAGCTCGTCTTCCACGACCCCACTACGGGCGCCAGCAACGACATCGAGAAGGCCACCAACGTGGCCCGCGCGATGGTCACGCAGTACGGCATGACGGACCGGCTCGGCGCGGTGAAGCTCGGCTCGGGCGACTCCGAGCCCTTCCTGGGCCGCGACATGGGCCACGGCCGCGAGTACTCCGAGGACGTCGCTGCGATCGTCGACGAGGAGGTCTCGAAGCTGATCGGCAACGCTCACCAGGAGGCCTTCGACATCCTCACCGCCAACCGGGACGTCCTGGACGACCTGGTCCGGGCGCTGTTCGAGCGCGAGACGCTGGACCGCGCCGAGGTCGCCGAGGTCTTCCAGTCGCTGCGGCTGTGGCCGAAGCGCCCCGCCTGGACGGGCTCCGACTCCCGGGTGCCCTCCTCCGTCCCGCCGGTCATGCCGCCGCCCTCGGTGAACGGCCACGGGTCGAACGGCCAGCTGCCCGGTCCGGGCGGTCCCGGCGCCGAGCTGCCCCCGGGCGGCGCGCCGCTGCCCCCCGGCCACCAGGGCGTCCCCCCGCAGCTGCCGGGCCAGCCCGAGGGCGCCGGCACCCACCCGCCGCAGGGTCCCGGCGTCAGCGGGGACGGCCAGCCCCCGCGCGGGCCCGACTTCCGGTGA
- the hpt gene encoding hypoxanthine phosphoribosyltransferase, with protein sequence MDDTQLSSDLTRVLYSKEEVAARMRELAAQIDEDYADKDLLLVGVLNGAVMVMADLSRALAIHCRMDWMAVSSYGSGTQSSGVVRILKDLSTDITGVHVLVVEDIIDTGLTLSYLISNLRSRNPASLKVMTAFRKPEAAQNAVEVAYVGFDIPNEFVVGYGLDYDGHYRNLTSVGTLAPHVYS encoded by the coding sequence GTGGATGACACCCAGCTCTCGAGCGACCTCACCCGCGTGCTGTACAGCAAGGAGGAGGTCGCGGCGCGGATGCGCGAGCTGGCGGCCCAGATCGACGAGGACTACGCGGACAAGGACCTGCTGCTGGTGGGCGTCCTCAACGGCGCGGTGATGGTGATGGCCGACCTGTCCCGCGCGCTCGCCATCCACTGCCGGATGGACTGGATGGCGGTCTCCTCCTACGGCTCGGGCACCCAGTCCTCGGGCGTCGTCCGGATCCTCAAGGACCTCAGCACCGACATCACCGGCGTGCACGTGCTGGTCGTCGAGGACATCATCGACACCGGCCTGACGCTGTCCTACCTGATCAGCAACCTGCGCTCCCGCAACCCCGCGAGCCTCAAGGTGATGACGGCCTTCCGCAAGCCCGAGGCCGCGCAGAACGCCGTCGAGGTCGCCTACGTCGGCTTCGACATCCCCAACGAGTTCGTCGTCGGCTACGGCCTCGACTACGACGGCCACTACCGCAACCTCACCTCCGTCGGCACCCTCGCCCCGCACGTGTACAGCTAG